One segment of Brassica napus cultivar Da-Ae chromosome C3, Da-Ae, whole genome shotgun sequence DNA contains the following:
- the LOC111211402 gene encoding uncharacterized protein LOC111211402, with product MSNFTSLEFEVLDITGNNYLAWALDAEFSLSAKGLEGTILEGNQAQNQDKAKAMIFLRHHLHGDLKNEYLTVKDPQVLWNDLKERYDHQKTVILPKARYEWAHLRLQDFKYVSDYNSALFKITSKLELCGEKITEADKLEKTFSTFHANNVVLQTQYSKRDSRSILNLYLVPLWLSKTMSF from the coding sequence ATGTCGAACTTTACTAGTCTTGAATTCGAAGTTCTTGATATCACTGGAAACAACTATTTGGCTTGGGCATTAGATGCCGAGTTTTCCCTCAGTGCAAAGGGACTTGAAGGTACAATCCTAGAAGGAAATCAAGCCCAAAATCAAGATAAAGCGAAGGCTATGATATTCCTTCGTCATCACCTCCATGGAGATCTCAAAAATGAGTATTTGACGGTGAAAGATCCACAAGTCCTTTGGAACGACTTAAAGGAAAGgtatgatcaccagaaaactgTGATTTTACCCAAAGCTCGTTATGAATGGGCACATCTGAGATTACAAGACTTTAAGTATGTAAGTGATTACAACTCAGCCTTGTTCAAAATTACTTCCAAGTTGGAGTTATGTGGGGAGAAAATCACGGAAGCTGATAAGTTAGAGAAGACATTCTCTACTTTTCATGCAAATAATGTTGTCCTGCAGACACAATACAGTAAAAGGGATTCCAGAAGTATTCTCAACTTATATCTTGTCCCCTTGTggctgagcaaaacaatgagcTTTTGA
- the LOC125583031 gene encoding secreted RxLR effector protein 161-like, which translates to MVVRSLDVNKDPFRPREKNEEVLGPEVPYLSAIGALMYLASHTRPDISFAVNLLARFSSCPTRRHWNGIKHILRYLQDDGYMSDPHNARSQTGYVFTCGGTAISWRSMKQTIAATSSNHAEILAIHEASRECVWLRSVIQHIREDCGLSTGKESPTDGYMLHKNGDVRVVQVRSSDNLADLFTKALPTSTFKKVVHLIGLRRLKDLDVCIHEGK; encoded by the exons ATGGTGGTAAGATCACTCGATGTGAATAAAGATCCCTTCCGCCCTAGAGAGAAGAATGAAGAAGTTCTTGGTCCTGAAGTACCATACTTAAGTGCTATAGGGGCATTAATGTACCTTGCCAGTcatacaagacctgatatatcatttgcagTGAATCTATTGGCAAGGTTTAGTTCATGCCCAACTCGTAGGCATTGGAATGGGATAAAACATATACTTCGATACCTCCAAG atgatGGATACATGTCTGATCCCCACAATGCTAGATCACAAACAGGATATGTGTTTACTTGTGGTGGTACTGCTATCTCTTGGCGTTCGATGAAGCAAACAATTGCAGCTACTTCTTCCAACCACGCAGAGATTTTAGCCATTCATGAAGCTAGTCGCGAGTGTGTATGGTTAAGATCCGTCATTCAACATATACGAGAAGATTGTGGTCTATCTACAGGGAAAGAATCCCCAACAGATGGATACATGCTGCAT AAGAATGGCGATGTTCGTGTCGTTCAAGTTCGTTCAAGTGACAATTTAGCTGACTTATTCACCAAGGCGCTACCCACTTCTACTTTCAAGAAGGTTGTTCATCTTATCGGATTACGTCGTCTCAAGGATCTTGACGTTTGTATACATGAGGGGAAGTAA